A portion of the Mauremys reevesii isolate NIE-2019 linkage group 18, ASM1616193v1, whole genome shotgun sequence genome contains these proteins:
- the LOC120385975 gene encoding macrophage migration inhibitory factor, with protein MPMFVVNTNVSKDAVPESLTGEITQQLAKATGKPAQYIAVHIAADQLMSFGGSTDPCALCSLHSIGKIGGQQNKSYTKLLCDLLTKQLHIPADRVYINYYDMNAANVGWNGSTFA; from the exons ATGCCCATGTTCGTTGTTAACACCAACGTGAGCAAGGATGCGGTGCCAGAGAGCCTGACTGGGGAGATCACCCAGCAGCTAGCAAAGGCTACAGGCAAGCCTGCCCAG TACATAGCTGTGCACATTGCAGCTGATCAGCTTATGTCCTTTGGGGGCTCCACCGATCCCTGTGCCCTTTGCAGCCTTCACAGCATTGGAAAGATAGGAGGACAGCAGAACAAGAGCTATACCAAGCTGCTGTGTGACCTACTCACTAAACAGCTGCACATACCTGCAGACAG agtcTACATCAACTACTATGACATGAATGCTGCTAATGTGGGCTGGAATGGTTCTACCTTCGCATAG
- the DDX51 gene encoding ATP-dependent RNA helicase DDX51, translating into MALFRINRYLGGEEDATEDRSQALLERLREQARARQLKKQQQVLLPSDELKQKKTENELHQKLKNFGFDSENEYQREVKKRKRGHSGEGSCGEGEKKLRKNHQVSSDSEKPLAEADSDLAGETANGYIPAKKKKNENGKESSLSQKKIEADLDENNRQQENKSNLKRHQAKRRKERDIPTEVETNGAEIAEKDGSEEVKGNQSTKEEVWIPTSNEKATPPPSSFLVLGGYDRRSVQKVQPILPQWLAQPKLVHKRIKENLVPIQDVEGIHPKLLKKLQMNGIESFFPVQREVIPAILESASSGFLVGRGGYQPSDICVSAPTGSGKTLSFVIPVVQALLKRVVCQVRALAVLPTKELAQQVSKVFNIYTDGTGLKVVLVTGQKSFGKEQETLVQRTVMGYCSLADIIVATPGRLVDHIDQTPGFSLRQLRFLIIDEADRMIDDMHQNWLHQVVKAVFRAEDDSGTNMLFQRTEPGPVTAASTCCPQIPLQKLLFSATLTRNPEKLQQLGLYQPRLFTSVCAEKRAGTETEQDAEKKYTLPEGLSQYYVPCNLNSKPLFLLYFMLRMKFTRVLCFTNSKQTSHRLFLLIQAFGGVNVAEFSSWLTPSERQRTLKEFEQGKIQLLISTDATARGIDVKGVKCVINYDAPQFIRTYIHRVGRTARAGKVGLAFTMLLKVQEWKFLQMLRDAGSPDLEKQLVKSEYLKPLLQQYEEALSKLQKTVKDERAQKRA; encoded by the exons ATGGCGCTTTTCCGCATCAACAG ATACCTTGGTGGTGAGGAGGATGCTACTGAGGACCGGTCACAGGCCCTGTTAGAACGGCTCCGTGAACAAGCTAGAGCCAGGCAactgaaaaagcagcagcaggtgcTTTTGCCTTCTGATGAATTGAAACAAAAGAAAACGGAAAATGAACTCCACCAAAAGCTCAAAAACTTTGGATTTGATTCTGAAAATGAATATCAGAGAGAAGtaaaaaagaggaagagaggacACAGCGGTGAGGGTTCCTGTGGCGAAGGGGAAAAGAAGCTGAGGAAGAACCACCAAGTGAGCAGTGATTCTGAGAAGCCTTTGGCGGAGGCAGATTCTGACCTAGCTGGTGAGACTGCCAATGGCTACATTCCagctaagaagaaaaaaaatgaaaatgggaAAGAATCAAGTCTGTCTCAAAAGAAAATTGAAGCAG ATCTTGATGAAAACAATAGACAACaggaaaataaaagtaatttgaAGAGACACCAAGCtaagaggaggaaggagagggacaTTCCAACAGAAGTTGAAACAAATGGAGCTGAAATTGCTGAGAAAGATGGTAGTGAAGAAGTTAAAGGAAATCAAAGCACAAAGGAGGAAGTGTGGATACCTACTTCGAATGAGAAAGCAACACCACCACCCTCTAGTTTCTTGGTTTTGGGAGGGTATGACAGAAGATCAGTACAGAAG GTTCAGCCCATCCTACCACAGTGGCTTGCTCAACCCAAGCTGGTCCATAAACGCATAAAAGAGAACCTAGTTCCAATCCAGGATGTTGAGGGAATCCATCCCAAACTGCTAAAGAAGCTGCAAATGAATGGAATCGAGTCTTTTTTCCCAG TTCAGCGAGAGGTGATTCCTGCCATTTTGGAGAGTGCATCCAGTGGCTTTTTGGTAGGGAGGGGAGGATACCAGCCCAGCGATATCTGTGTCTCGGCCCCTACAGGCAGTGGTAAAACACTGTCTTTCGTCATCCCTGTGGTACAG GCTCTGTTAAAACGAGTGGTTTGTCAGGTGCGAGCTCTGGCAGTTTTGCCCACCAAAGAACTGGCACAGCAG GTGAGTAAAGTATTCAACATCTACACTGATGGGACGGGTCTGAAGGTTGTTTTGGTTACTGGGCAGAAATCTTTCGGGAAGGAGCAGGAGACTCTTGTCCAGAGAAC AGTGATGGGTTACTGCAGTCTGGCTGATATCATTGTGGCCACACCTGGACGACTTGTGGATCATATTGACCAGACTCCAGGGTTTAGCCTGAGACAACTTCGCTTTCTG ATTATAGATGAAGCTGACCGTATGATAGATGACATGCACCAGAACTGGCTGCATCAAGTGGTAAAAGCAGTGTTCCGAGCCGAAGACGACTCTGGCACCAACATGCTTTTCCAGAGGACAGAACCGGGACCTGTAACGGCAGCCAG CACCTGCTGTCCCCAGATACCACTACAGAAGTTGCTGTTCTCAGCCACGCTGACTCGGAACCCAGAGAAACTGCAGCAGCTGGGCTTGTACCAGCCTCGCCTCTTCACATCTGTCTGCGCTGAGAAACGAGCTGGGACAGAAACGGAGCAGGATGCTGAAAAGAAATACACTCTCCCTGAGGGACTTTCG CAATATTATGTACCCTGTAACCTGAATTCCAAACCTTTGTTCCTCTTATATTTCATGCTGAGAATGAAATTCACCCGGGTGCTCTGTTTTACCAACTCCAAGCAGACTTCCCACAG ATTGTTCTTACTGATTCAAGCCTTTGGTGGAGTGAATGTAGCTGAGTTCTCTTCCTGGTTGACTCCAAGTGAGAGACAGAGGACCCTGAAGGAGTTTGAACAGGGGAAGATACAACT GTTAATCAGCACAGATGCCACTGCTCGAGGGATTGACGTTAAAGGAGTGAAGTGTGTGATAAACTATGATGCCCCTCAGTTCATCAGGACTTATATTCACCG AGTTGGAAGAACAGCTCGAGCTGGCAAGGTGGGATTAGCATTCACCATGCTCCTGAAAGTGCAG GAGTGGAAGTTTTTGCAGATGCTGAGGGATGCTGGCAGCCCAGATCTGGAGAAGCAGCTGGTGAAGAGCGAGTATTTAAAGCCATTGTTGCAGCAATATGAGGAAGCACTGTCCAAGCTCCAGAAAACTGTCAAG